TTGTAGagatttctacgagtcgtagagtacACTCATAGACTTTAAGTTGCTACATGTCTGATATCTTGAATTCGACGAGTTGagtttatgagtcatagaattTTATACGACCTGTAAAAATGACTCATATGCCACCCTAATCCTTTCAGTTTTCACTGTTCCCATTTAAAAATGGGCACGTACTCatattttggcctatttttttaatactttttgTGATTCTCTTTTGACACAGACCCTAACGTAGTCTATGCAATCCTAAAATCTAAcaagtgaaaataaaaatagacataacaaaataaacttaataaaagaaaaatatagcttgggttgcctcccaagtagcGCTTGATTTAACATCGCGGCACGATGCAGATTTGCCTATTTACTCAAACTTTACAAAGCTTCCATGCTTTCACAGTTTTGATCTCGTTCTCGGTGCCCATATATGCTTTAATTCTTTTCCCATTGATCTTGAACTTCgctctatctttttttttctaactcGACTGCACCATAAAAAAACAATTGACTCACTCAGAGTGGTCCCAACCACTTTGACTTGAGTTTGCCAAGGAATAAACGCATcctcaaattgaaaaaaaagggaCTAAGTGTCCATGTGCAAATGCTTACTTTTCAATTTTTAGTTGTGGTACTTTTTCATTCGCTCTTTGTACAAGGTTGTACTCTCATATGCATTTAGGTGGAACTCATCAAGCTCGTTGATTTGATTCATCCTTTTCTTTGATGCGGCGTCCCACTCCatattcaacttcttcaatGCCCACATAGCTTTGTGTTCCAACTCTACGGGCAGATGGAAAGATTTTCAAAAGACAAGTTGATAAGGTGACATACCTATGGGAGTCTTGAATGCAGTGCAGTAGACCCGTCGTCAAGCTTCCTTGACCACTCCTTTCTATTTGCATTCACTGTCTTTGCAAGTATTTGCTTGATTTCGCGATTTGAGACCTCGACTTTTTCACTAGTTTATGGATGATAAGCATTTGTGATACTATGTCAAACCCTATCCTTCTCAAGTAACTCTTTGAACAATCGAATGCAAAAGTGGGAACCTCCATCGCTGATTATTACCCTTGGTGTACCAAATCTTGAGAAGATATTTCTCTTGGAGAAGGTGGTGGCACTCCTTGCTTTATTGTTGGGAAGCGCAATAGCTTCTACCCATTTGGATACATAATCAAACGCAACAAGGATGTACTTCATTCCACTTGAACTCACAAAAGGACCCATGAAGTTAATTCCCCATACATTGAACAGTTCAATGACCAGAATAGGAGTGAGTAGGGGTTTATGTTTCCTTGAAATTCCTCCTTCTCTTTGATAAAGATCACAAGACTTGGTGAAATTATGAGCGTCTTGATGAAATATTGGCCAGTAGTACCCATATTATAGAATTTTGTAGGTTGTCAGTGTCACGACCTAAGCCTAGGGcttagacatgacatggcgaatgaggaacccgaaagtacctcaaataagtcTCTTACcattttttagcctttcataggtaatgacaataaataaacaagcagaaatcataatagtaaatcttcaacttacataggtccaacaatacctctaacttttagatttaacggggctaagacaagttcctagctcaccctcaatcataattgATTATGCggtagtaagtgtctaaagatctcaacatatcataagctagaaagataaaagagtattgttctcaaaatatgggaactcaccaaaaatagtcttcaaacaaaatctcaactagccatgtggaggagaacgaggaggagcaccggtccctatatggtgatatcatgtaggcaaaagagtatgcgttagtactttgaatgtactaagtatgtaagcatgcatgaatattaaggaaacattaaaacatttatgtaatatgaaacataatgcaatacatgcataatcaatcatatatatcctttaaaacattcattttgtgaaaaaatgaccataaccgacatttaagatcatgcgagatattacatggaatccagcATACCCCCTTACGTTGGTCGtagagactacttgtcgggtagaactccatcaacttcattcatttctttaactttaactttaagggctatttgtagatccattagcctaagcctacaagggatcctatgttggcacatagttaatgagataaggggttgctactaggattcccttaccaaatcccacctcaatgcctcattcggtgctaagtcaattctagaaaatagtttaatactttaaaatactcatagcatatagctcgagaattcaaaacatcacattcggtggaataactcattaaaatctttagtgattcaaatatgcaagaattgttcttataggataaagaatccatcattcatagcatttaatcattcttttattttatattactctctttttatcatagacattgctttcgtaaatatttatttggagtcaatgctttcaagtcaaacttcattgaaaatatagtaaaactaggtggtttaaatcacttcaactttcaaacatgtatgtaaatgaaattatgcataaataatttaaaatttattaattaaaaatcatgttttaaacaacccaccataaatttcaagaacctttaaagagctaaatagggaaaaaaatacttgaaaaccatcaattcatacatatgaaattattttacatcaaaatagaccaataatcattagtttaatcatgattcatgctattaagtagaaataagaattacccataagaaaatcttttttgaaatcaagacatttagttgaaagagcttTAGATTccgtgggtggaagaacccatgtgtcacgacccaaccccgtaggtcgtgactggtgcccgaattggacactcataTGCACATCTGTTGTCTATAATCGGTCAACACTCACCTGACATGAATTTACACGGACGGAGCATCGTCTCAAAATtatcacatatacatatatatcgaGACCACCTGTCTCCTAGGGAGTCACAATTGTTAAAAGATAAGATATCATAGTacgtaagccgataaggctgccactacgAATGGAAgcgtcccaaaacataagtcatactagtacaactGGACAACATTTATATACAACTCACACAtgtgtctacaaacctctaagagcgTAAGCAAtagcatatgatgggacagggccctgccgtacccttgaataaacaaatatatacattaaaggGGTCGGTACCAAAAGTCCAGGCTCcgggacaatggagcacttgaAAACCGcggagtggaaatcctaagctggcggacctccaaaatgagtatctgtatcTGCGGGTaagaaatgcagccccccctcccccccgaagagaggagggtcagtacgacatatgtactgagtatataagcataaaaaatacaataagaaagattatatctaaaatagaggTTTCAAGATACAAGTATGATACCGttactcaagaaatcactgtacttgtgccttatgaaataaaatgatgcatgtttatattatatatcatgTCCAGCTCGTTATGGACTCAGTAAATTTGTCATAAACATGTATATCATATTTCGTCCATTATGGTCTCAGCACCaacatcacatcatcatgtcatcatatcatatcatcatacatatataccgtacccgaccctcagTGAGAGGCTCGGTGAACAGTGCAGTgaaactgtgcacgaatacatactcggcccgagactcggtaaaaaatattgtaacagtatgcacgagcagagtagtgagtaaccttATGCATTTAAATcttcatttgagactcaatagaataatcaaaatgaatcgttatttgaaaatcaagataaTAGTCATTTCAAGTACCCTTCGATTGTCATTGTGGATTATACCAACTATGAATTATACCGAAATaagaattataccaaaatatgaattataccaaactAGGAAGGCTGAAATCATACACATGAATCAAGACACAACGATATAAGTTCTAGAGATCAAGGATATGAGCCATCCTATTGTATCTAAGAATAAAaatttctttggaatttaagcattcgTCGTCCATTTGTTTCGTATGGATCATGCAAAAAGGAGGAaaagttagctttacataccttttagtGACCATTCATGAATCCTTTCATTCCATTGCTCTTTTAGCCTATTTATATAAGAGTAACGTTCTCGTTAGTaactatattatttatttttttctcaaatctaTAACCCATTTCTTAGCACCTATAATTCAGCTTATTTATTCTCGTTGAGGATTTTTCATTATCTACAGACTTAACGAAAACCGGACAACATTTCCCCTATATATTCGCCTATTCTGAATTTCCAATTGCCCTCCTGTTAACACCGagataccaacaacaacatatgaacacaattatatttttacttcCATAAGGATAACAACATGTTCATAACAACACGACTTTAACTTTAATCATCTAATTCTCGTTACATGACCAACAATAACCATAACGACAACAACATCACTATCAATCCATCATTCTAGTTAGAGCAGCCCCTACTCACGGTCAAAACAACAACTTACACTTCAACATCAATACCTATACCTTTTACATTCACTGTACATCTAACaagttttttttattgagtttaAACTACTTCCAAAACATGTAGAAAACAAGTTGAATCTTACCTTAACGATCTTGATTCTTTAACGTTATCTTCTCCAACAATCCAATTCACGTCCCAAATATCCTTGAACACCAACAATTTCCTTAGAAATCAAGCTCCTAAACTTGCCCTCACCAAGGTTCACTCTCTTGGCCAACCATGGCTATGACCGAGGGCCCTTTCTTCCTCTCCACCTCCATCTTATTTCTTTCATCTTAGAATTTTAATCAACCACAAAAACTAATTTTTCTCCTTCAAAAGCCATGCTGGCCGAAAGCAGCTATCACCATGATATTCTTTCTCCTAAACTCAATTTCCAACAAATGAAATGAATATACATCTTGATCTTTActtaacaatatatataaataacccATTTTCCTTACACATGCTCTCTCCCATATTGACTAACCATATTAGCATTGTTttactattatctttattaaatatatattattattttttgaagaatCGGATGGGACCCACAAAacataattaagctaattaATTGTTAGTTAATCACTAATTATTAACTATTAATCTAATCACAATTAATTAACTCCTAATCTCCACTAATATTTtagtattgttatttttttcactaaaaagaaatttatacataatttatattttaatttaaaattgaaatgtaaaggTTTTTATTATGTGTCCAAAAATGACTCCGCCTTCATACGTGGTATAAcatatttttagaccaaataaaatttataagcaATTGGTGCACTAATAAAACTTGGAGATAGAAAGTCTCTACCTCGTATCCCAAATAATCTTGCCCTTAAACTTATCGCGAttagctaaaaaaaataatattccaatgtacaaaagtacgggatggaacatccttccctcctttagaacattcgtcctcgaatgttgaatTGATCCCATAAGGCTCTACAAAATTTTGGGGAAATTTTCCCTTATCGCTATAACATATAGTTTCCTCTGGCAACCAATATAGTCAAGTAAGGAGTTTGAAGTTACCTATAGGTGTAAGAAACAAGTAAATGTACTTGTTCTTCATCTCCTtttcggcttcccaggtcatctcttctctattcttgttttgccacaatactttgacggaagccacgtTCTTGGTACGCAAActtctgacttggcgatcaagtaaGACTATAGGGCTTTCCTTGTAAGATAGATCCTCCGTCacttggacatcatctatggggAATACCTTTgaaggatcaccaatacatttgcgtagcatcgacacatgaaagactgggtgcactgcttccaaatcagatggtagatCTAACTCAAGCAACTTTTCCCACTCTACGGACAATCTGATAAGGCCCAATGTACCTcggactaagtttccctttcttgtcgaatctcattacacccttcagcggtgacaccttcaagaacacccaatccccaacttcaaactctaagtgcCGACGTCGAGTATCTtcatatgacttctgtcgactctgggctgctaatagtCTCTCTTGAATCAACTTCACTTTGTCCACAGCTTGCTGaatcatgtctgggcctattagtttagtttcgccaacatcaaaccaaccaataggtgatctGCATTTTCTATCATACAAAGTCTCATATggtgccatctggatgctagaatgatagctgttattataggcaaactcgataagtgacaaatgatcatcccagctacctttgaataACTACCGAAAATGGACACCCCTCTTTAGGTTTCAAACTTAATATTTATGGCTCTTTCGACTCAATTTCAAAGGGAGGAGTGGGCTGCGTAATTCGTGATTCGAATGGGAAATGGATTGCTGGAAAATGCTCAGTAATCTCCACAAATAGCACTTTGAATTCAGAACTCATAGCCTTTATCCATGGTCTTCTGttaataaaaaaactaaatattaTGAACTTTAGTATAGCTACTGACTCTGTTGAGATAATAAAAATGTTGAATTTCAATATCGATTGTGACTCCATTATTCTCACTGAATGTAGGGAGTTGCTCTGGCTGCTGAAGAGGCCAATGATCCAGCATGAAGGAAGGGCCCAAAATAGAGTGGCTGATCTGCTAGCACGAAAGGGTAGGACTTTAACGGCGCCAGTAATGACACAAGAATGTATTCGAATCACTAAATTAATATATCCAAATTATCCTATTTTAAAGGTATTTCTGTAAATTGAAAAaggatgaaaaaaataataattaacccTTTATATGATTTATATAAATTTCCCAAATGAATTAAAACAAGAGCAACCTATTTGAGATGGgcttttattttgttgttgtgggCTTTTGTAATTTGGTTTGATCCAAAGCGTCTAAGAGGGGAGACCATTCGAGTTGTTAGAATTGGAGTGCAATTAGTCTTTTGAGGGCAGAAGAATCAGAGAGATGGCGGAATCGGAAGACAATGGCGAATTCTACCTGAGGTACTATGTAGGTCACAAAGGGAAGTTCGGCCACGAGTTCTTAGAATTCGAGTTTCGTCCCGACGGCAAGCTCCGTTATGCTAACAACTCCAACTACAAAAACGATACCATGATTCGTAAAGAGGTTTTCCTTACCCCTGCCGTCCTCAAAGAATGCCGCCGTATTGTTGCCGATAGCGAGGTACCACATTTATTGAAAACATCTTCCCTTCTCTTCGCCTTTTAGGTTttgttattttgattataaGGTTCAAAGGagtaaagaaaatttggtcttTATCTGTTTGTAGATTATGAAGGAAGATGATAACAATTGGCCTGAACCGGATAGAGTGGGGAGGCAAGAGCTTGAAATTGTGATGGGAAATGAACACATATCATTTACCACTTCCAAGATTGGTTCTCTGATGGATGTGCAGACCAGCAAAGATCCTGAGGGACTTCGTATCTTCTATTATCTTGTTCAGGTAATAATTTACAGACTTCTTTTGTCTGAAATAAGTTCAGTTAATTTTGCTTCAAGTGGTCTAAAAAATTATACAGGCTGTTTGTTTGACCTAAAATCTAGATTGAAGATTAATAATTGAATTTATAAAATAGGGTCACAGACAAGTGAGTTGTTTGAATTATTTCAACCATGATTAACCTCTCAATAATGTGAATCTCGTTTAAATGATATAAGACAAACTGTAAAGagtataaaaatgatgaaataaacaAAAGAGTGAGGATTCTTATTGAGAACTCCTGATTTCACCATGACCAGCCTTGTCGAATGAACACAATAGGTTGTTGTAACTTAAGAGCTTAAGCAGTAAGAGTCATGAAAATCTGCTGGTACG
This Solanum dulcamara chromosome 8, daSolDulc1.2, whole genome shotgun sequence DNA region includes the following protein-coding sequences:
- the LOC129901241 gene encoding protein mago nashi homolog; this translates as MAESEDNGEFYLRYYVGHKGKFGHEFLEFEFRPDGKLRYANNSNYKNDTMIRKEVFLTPAVLKECRRIVADSEIMKEDDNNWPEPDRVGRQELEIVMGNEHISFTTSKIGSLMDVQTSKDPEGLRIFYYLVQDLKCFVFSLISLHFKIKPI